From a single Armatimonadota bacterium genomic region:
- a CDS encoding sugar ABC transporter permease, translated as MKSRRTGWLFVAPALIHLAVFAIGPIAYAVILSFTDWNILKGGPRFAGTGNFARIFDDGQFLRSLMNSFVYTAASVPLGMAVALGVALLVSQRLKGITFFRTVFYLPAVCSQVAIAMVWIYIYLPKKGLVNAILGWMGLPDGTDFLSAPGWAMAALVFMGIWVGLGPRMILYVSGLLNIPESFYEAAQLDGASPWQQFSRVTLPLLSPTTFFVGLTGTIGAMQVFTPIYMMTKGGPEGTTDVVGYHIYSAAWERFQIGEASAMSVILFGVVLLLSLIPMRTVWRQSEGVF; from the coding sequence ATGAAGTCCCGGCGCACCGGTTGGCTCTTTGTGGCACCGGCCCTGATTCACCTGGCAGTTTTTGCGATCGGCCCCATCGCCTATGCCGTCATCCTGTCGTTTACCGATTGGAACATCTTGAAGGGTGGACCGAGGTTTGCCGGAACCGGCAATTTTGCCCGGATATTCGATGACGGCCAATTTTTGCGTTCGTTGATGAATAGCTTTGTTTACACGGCGGCGAGTGTCCCCTTGGGGATGGCGGTGGCGCTGGGGGTGGCCCTGTTGGTCTCGCAAAGGCTGAAGGGCATCACGTTTTTCCGGACGGTTTTTTATCTGCCGGCGGTTTGCAGCCAAGTCGCCATCGCCATGGTTTGGATTTACATTTACCTGCCCAAGAAAGGCCTGGTGAACGCGATCCTTGGTTGGATGGGGTTGCCGGACGGCACCGACTTTCTGAGTGCGCCGGGGTGGGCGATGGCGGCGTTGGTGTTCATGGGGATTTGGGTTGGCCTTGGTCCGCGGATGATCCTTTATGTCTCGGGATTGCTGAACATCCCGGAATCCTTTTACGAGGCCGCCCAGCTGGATGGCGCCAGTCCTTGGCAGCAGTTCTCGCGGGTGACTTTGCCGCTGCTGTCCCCAACGACGTTTTTTGTCGGGCTCACCGGGACGATCGGGGCCATGCAGGTGTTCACCCCGATTTACATGATGACCAAGGGCGGCCCGGAAGGGACGACGGACGTGGTGGGTTATCACATCTATTCGGCGGCTTGGGAGCGGTTCCAAATCGGTGAGGCCAGCGCGATGTCGGTGATTTTGTTCGGAGTGGTGTTGTTGCTTAGCCTCATTCCGATGCGGACGGTTTGGCGGCAGTCCGAGGGGGTGTTTTGA
- a CDS encoding carbohydrate ABC transporter permease produces the protein MRRALAYAALIALAAFLVAPFAWMVLVSLHPTRAPIPDYGELIPAHAQWQNYWLVLTNSEVPVARFALNSVFVAVCVVSGQLVVCSLAAYGLARIRFPGADAVFFLFVASMMFAGVVTQIPVYLLMRDLHWLDTYAALVVPGLSSAFNVFLLRQFMVGIPRELDEASQIDGAGHLRIYAQVVMPLCKPALATAAAFTFFAVWTDFFWPLLATNSMRMRTLEVGLSIFKNSYGATNWPLQMAAAVVTLMPMVVVFVLAQRWFVRGIQMSGIK, from the coding sequence ATGCGCCGGGCGCTGGCATATGCGGCACTGATTGCATTGGCGGCATTCCTTGTTGCCCCCTTTGCCTGGATGGTCTTGGTCAGCTTGCATCCCACCAGGGCCCCGATCCCGGATTACGGCGAATTGATTCCCGCGCACGCCCAGTGGCAGAACTATTGGCTTGTGCTGACGAATTCGGAAGTGCCGGTGGCCCGGTTCGCGCTGAATTCGGTGTTCGTCGCCGTCTGTGTGGTGTCGGGGCAGTTGGTGGTATGTTCGTTGGCGGCTTATGGTTTGGCGCGGATCCGGTTCCCGGGCGCCGATGCCGTGTTTTTCCTCTTTGTCGCTTCGATGATGTTTGCCGGTGTTGTGACCCAGATCCCGGTTTATCTGTTGATGCGGGATCTGCACTGGTTGGACACCTATGCGGCATTGGTCGTGCCGGGGCTCTCCAGCGCTTTCAACGTGTTCTTGCTCCGCCAGTTCATGGTGGGGATCCCGCGCGAACTGGACGAGGCTTCCCAGATCGACGGGGCGGGACATTTGCGCATTTATGCCCAGGTCGTGATGCCTCTGTGCAAGCCCGCGCTGGCCACTGCGGCGGCGTTCACCTTCTTTGCCGTTTGGACAGATTTTTTCTGGCCGTTGCTGGCCACCAACTCCATGCGGATGCGAACCCTGGAAGTGGGTTTGTCAATTTTCAAGAACAGCTACGGGGCCACTAACTGGCCTCTGCAAATGGCCGCGGCCGTGGTCACACTCATGCCGATGGTCGTAGTGTTTGTTTTGGCCCAAAGATGGTTTGTGCGGGGCATCCAGATGAGCGGGATCAAGTGA
- a CDS encoding TerC family protein produces the protein MLIANIPIWIWGSFLGFVALMLALDLGVFHRKAHKVEMKEALGWTAVWVALALAFNAGIFMAWDKIQPGSALSNQEAGLAFLAGFLVEKALSIDNIFVFVLVFGYFAVPDKYQHRVLFWGILGALLFRAVFIAAGSALLERFFWMMILFGGFLILTGVKMALAKDKKIDPEKNPLVRGLRRILPVTDDYVGQKFFTRINGKLWATPLFVVLLVIEFTDVVFAVDSIPAIFAITSDPFLVFTSNVFAILGLRALFFALAGLMQMFKFLGYGLAAILVFVGGKMIYGYLEKAVFVDWPKFPVVWSLAIIASILAVAIVASVRHERRHPSVAA, from the coding sequence ATGCTGATTGCCAACATCCCAATCTGGATTTGGGGATCCTTCCTTGGGTTTGTCGCCTTGATGTTGGCCCTTGACCTAGGGGTCTTTCACCGCAAGGCGCACAAGGTGGAAATGAAGGAGGCACTCGGCTGGACGGCTGTGTGGGTCGCCCTTGCTTTGGCTTTTAATGCCGGGATATTCATGGCTTGGGACAAGATCCAACCGGGGAGCGCACTTAGCAACCAGGAGGCTGGATTGGCCTTTTTGGCCGGCTTCTTGGTTGAAAAGGCTCTGAGCATCGACAACATCTTTGTGTTCGTGTTGGTGTTCGGCTATTTTGCGGTTCCCGACAAGTATCAGCACCGGGTGTTGTTCTGGGGGATTTTGGGGGCCCTGCTGTTCCGCGCGGTTTTCATTGCCGCCGGATCTGCCCTTTTGGAACGGTTCTTCTGGATGATGATCCTCTTCGGCGGGTTCCTGATCTTGACGGGGGTCAAGATGGCCCTGGCCAAAGACAAGAAAATCGACCCTGAAAAGAACCCGCTTGTCCGGGGATTGAGGCGGATTTTGCCGGTGACCGACGACTATGTCGGCCAGAAGTTCTTCACCCGGATCAACGGCAAGCTGTGGGCCACCCCTTTGTTCGTCGTGCTTTTGGTGATCGAGTTCACCGACGTCGTTTTTGCCGTTGATTCCATCCCAGCGATCTTTGCCATCACATCCGACCCGTTCTTGGTGTTCACGTCCAACGTGTTTGCCATCTTGGGTCTCCGCGCCTTGTTCTTTGCACTGGCGGGATTGATGCAGATGTTCAAGTTCTTGGGCTATGGCCTCGCGGCGATCCTGGTGTTTGTCGGGGGCAAGATGATCTATGGGTATTTGGAGAAAGCGGTGTTTGTCGATTGGCCCAAGTTCCCGGTTGTCTGGTCGCTGGCCATCATCGCGTCAATCCTGGCGGTTGCCATTGTGGCATCGGTCCGCCATGAGCGACGGCATCCATCTGTGGCTGCCTAA
- a CDS encoding cysteine synthase family protein: MDNLPGWEPTPLVKVDGIYAKVEMVNPCGSIKDRIAHYIISRSMETGCLKPGMGLIEATSGNTGIALAYYGQKYGFPVTIVMPEHMTEERKQIIRSFGAELILCSQEGSFAEAAEIRDRMAAENPGLYCTDQFSNPLNVECHERTTGQELATQVPGQIDAFVAGVGTGGTLIGVGNRLRRDNPQIHLAAVEPKQAAVMSGGPENSSHRIFGIGDGFIPAIAGDGEGGLHPMIDEVIVISDCEALDAAKYLAREHGLHVGISSGANFLAAKKLQDRFNTVATVFSDGARKYLSHGLTLCDPDTCQFAELCARCVIDRADG, translated from the coding sequence ATGGACAATTTGCCCGGGTGGGAGCCAACGCCCCTCGTCAAGGTTGACGGCATCTATGCCAAGGTCGAAATGGTCAACCCGTGTGGCAGCATTAAAGACCGCATTGCCCATTACATCATCTCGAGGAGCATGGAAACCGGGTGCCTGAAGCCCGGGATGGGGCTGATTGAAGCCACAAGCGGCAACACCGGCATCGCCCTCGCCTATTACGGCCAAAAGTATGGGTTCCCCGTGACCATTGTCATGCCCGAACACATGACGGAAGAGCGCAAGCAAATCATCCGCTCATTCGGGGCCGAACTCATCCTGTGTTCGCAAGAAGGCAGCTTTGCCGAAGCTGCCGAAATCCGCGACCGGATGGCCGCCGAGAATCCTGGCCTGTATTGCACCGACCAATTCAGCAACCCCCTCAATGTTGAATGCCACGAGCGCACCACCGGCCAAGAGCTTGCCACCCAAGTGCCGGGGCAGATCGACGCTTTTGTGGCGGGGGTAGGGACGGGGGGCACACTCATCGGGGTCGGCAACCGGCTGAGGCGCGACAACCCCCAAATCCACCTTGCCGCCGTGGAGCCCAAACAGGCGGCCGTCATGTCCGGGGGGCCGGAAAACAGTTCCCACCGGATTTTCGGCATCGGCGACGGGTTCATCCCCGCCATTGCCGGAGACGGCGAAGGGGGACTCCACCCCATGATCGACGAAGTCATCGTCATCTCCGATTGCGAAGCCTTGGATGCCGCCAAATACTTGGCCCGGGAACATGGGCTGCACGTCGGTATTTCCAGCGGGGCCAACTTCCTTGCCGCCAAAAAACTCCAAGACCGGTTCAACACCGTGGCCACCGTCTTTTCCGACGGGGCCCGCAAGTACCTCAGCCACGGTCTCACCCTCTGCGACCCAGACACATGCCAGTTCGCCGAACTCTGCGCCCGCTGTGTGATCGACAGGGCCGACGGCTGA
- a CDS encoding zf-TFIIB domain-containing protein codes for MTCPKCNTELLLAERQRIEIDYCPQCRGVWLDRGELDKIIERNLEAEARPQHRDWDDDDRGFDRSRHHKPGKKKGGLLGELFDF; via the coding sequence ATGACGTGCCCGAAATGCAACACGGAACTTTTGCTGGCCGAGCGCCAGCGGATTGAGATCGATTACTGCCCGCAGTGCCGGGGTGTTTGGCTCGACCGAGGGGAACTCGACAAAATCATCGAGCGGAACTTGGAAGCGGAGGCCCGCCCCCAACACCGGGACTGGGACGACGACGACCGCGGTTTTGACCGCAGCCGGCATCACAAGCCGGGCAAGAAGAAGGGCGGTCTGCTCGGGGAGTTGTTCGACTTCTGA
- a CDS encoding sugar ABC transporter substrate-binding protein, translating into MEATWPKWGAVALVLCLAGCQPAGQPKTVLRIAVWNAVGDDSDSARIEREVIEEFERLHPGVEVQMENIPGSQEYVRKLLLSFVAGAEPDVIRLDASSAAVFIENGVLRDLSTDIAGPDGIDLDEFFPNTVEIARRGDAVYAIPVDFTPLVVYYNKRLFDEAGVGYPKAGWTWAEFLRSAKALTRDGKFGYTFGNWMPGWLPWVWNGGGDVLGPDGRAVGVADSPKTVAAVDWLRDLIVRHQVAPSLSQMAAEGAAPFANAEAAMETSGHWNLTGLANAPKIKLSEIGVAPIPVKEPGQKPVTVIYESGWAIGKHCRQPRLAWEFVKYYTSQPVQRKVQSSGVGICARKDIARERANTNLEMEFLKIVPSGRMPWGASIEGYDFVESEGQKAMDGILKSGRDTRSALHEFAVRVDRQLGKT; encoded by the coding sequence GTGGAGGCAACGTGGCCCAAGTGGGGGGCGGTCGCCTTGGTGCTTTGCCTTGCCGGGTGCCAGCCCGCCGGGCAGCCTAAGACGGTGCTGCGGATCGCGGTTTGGAACGCCGTGGGGGACGACAGCGATTCGGCCCGGATCGAGCGGGAGGTGATCGAGGAGTTCGAACGCCTCCATCCCGGGGTGGAGGTTCAAATGGAGAACATCCCCGGTAGCCAAGAATATGTCCGCAAACTCCTCTTGAGTTTTGTGGCGGGGGCCGAACCCGATGTGATCCGCCTGGATGCCAGCAGCGCGGCGGTGTTCATCGAGAACGGCGTTCTACGGGATCTCTCGACCGACATTGCGGGCCCGGACGGAATCGACTTGGACGAGTTTTTCCCGAACACAGTGGAGATCGCCCGTCGCGGCGATGCCGTGTACGCGATTCCCGTCGATTTCACCCCGCTCGTCGTTTACTACAACAAGCGGCTGTTTGATGAAGCCGGGGTCGGCTACCCCAAGGCGGGATGGACGTGGGCCGAATTTTTGCGGTCTGCCAAGGCTTTGACCCGGGATGGCAAGTTCGGCTACACATTTGGGAATTGGATGCCGGGATGGCTGCCCTGGGTGTGGAACGGGGGCGGGGACGTGCTTGGTCCGGATGGCCGGGCGGTGGGGGTGGCGGATTCGCCAAAGACCGTTGCCGCCGTCGATTGGTTGCGCGATTTGATCGTCCGCCACCAAGTCGCGCCCTCGCTCAGCCAAATGGCGGCGGAGGGGGCGGCCCCTTTTGCAAATGCCGAGGCGGCGATGGAAACGAGCGGCCATTGGAACTTGACCGGGTTGGCCAACGCCCCAAAAATCAAACTGTCGGAAATCGGGGTCGCGCCGATCCCGGTGAAAGAGCCGGGCCAGAAGCCGGTGACCGTGATCTATGAATCTGGGTGGGCGATTGGCAAACATTGCCGGCAGCCAAGATTGGCCTGGGAATTTGTCAAGTACTACACCAGCCAGCCGGTCCAGCGGAAAGTGCAGTCCAGCGGCGTGGGGATCTGTGCGCGGAAAGACATCGCCCGCGAACGGGCCAACACCAATCTGGAAATGGAGTTCTTGAAAATCGTGCCGTCGGGCCGGATGCCATGGGGGGCCAGCATCGAAGGTTACGACTTTGTGGAATCAGAAGGGCAAAAGGCCATGGATGGGATCCTCAAAAGTGGCCGGGATACCCGGTCTGCCCTCCACGAATTCGCCGTGCGGGTGGACCGGCAATTGGGAAAGACATGA
- a CDS encoding DNA alkylation repair protein, which produces MTFEEAMARLESLGSDKVKKLNIRNGAGGDQFGVKLGDIRNLAKEIKSDHTLALQLWDSGNLDARLLGLLVMTPKQISAEQLDEMVKDAGNDQTADWLMTNIVKNHPAAEGFREQWMADPNPYARRAGWSLTTRGVAKLTDPGALTALLDRIEREAPTAPAPAQWTMNYCLAEIGITSPEHRDRAIALGEQLGMFRDYPVSKGCVSPYAPIWIAEMVRRKS; this is translated from the coding sequence ATGACGTTCGAAGAAGCGATGGCCCGCCTGGAAAGCCTAGGGTCCGACAAAGTCAAAAAACTCAATATCCGCAACGGGGCCGGAGGTGACCAATTCGGGGTCAAACTGGGCGATATCCGCAACCTTGCTAAGGAAATCAAATCCGACCACACCCTAGCCCTCCAACTTTGGGATTCGGGCAACCTCGATGCCCGACTTCTTGGCCTGCTCGTGATGACGCCCAAACAAATCTCGGCCGAGCAACTCGATGAAATGGTTAAAGACGCCGGAAACGACCAAACCGCGGACTGGCTGATGACCAACATCGTCAAAAACCACCCGGCCGCGGAAGGGTTCCGCGAGCAATGGATGGCCGACCCGAACCCTTATGCCCGGCGGGCCGGGTGGAGCCTCACAACCCGGGGGGTCGCCAAACTTACCGACCCGGGTGCGCTCACCGCCCTCCTCGACCGGATCGAACGCGAGGCGCCAACGGCCCCCGCCCCCGCCCAATGGACGATGAACTATTGCCTCGCGGAAATCGGGATTACGTCACCAGAGCACCGCGACCGAGCCATCGCACTCGGCGAGCAACTCGGGATGTTCCGGGACTACCCGGTCTCAAAGGGCTGCGTCTCGCCCTATGCCCCTATTTGGATCGCTGAAATGGTCAGGCGAAAAAGCTGA